The following coding sequences lie in one Arachis stenosperma cultivar V10309 chromosome 5, arast.V10309.gnm1.PFL2, whole genome shotgun sequence genomic window:
- the LOC130980938 gene encoding uncharacterized protein LOC130980938: MPLYAKFLKELMTRKRNWGEKETVVLTEECSAIIQKKLPQKMKDPGSFQIPYIIGDITIEKALCDLGASINLMSLNMMSRMRIEEAKPTRMVLQLADRTFKFPHGVVEDLLVKVGEFIFPANFVVMDMEEKANTSIILGRPFIATVGAIIDVQKGELVLRLHEKKMVFNVFKAMSYPKEAIGECMMVETIEQIVQGVLEEEQYERSMELEQQAPREEPRQGTMEYSIMTNHKDNNGEEAPKLELKTLPPSLKYAYLGDNNTYPVIINSSLSKE; encoded by the coding sequence ATGCCCCTCTACGCAAAGTTCCTGAAGGAGCTCatgacaagaaaaagaaactggGGAGAAAAGGAGACTGTAGTCCTAACTGAGGAATGTAGTGCCATCATACAAAAGAAACTCCCCCAGAAAAtgaaggatccagggagtttccaAATCCCCTACATCATAGGGGATATCACTATTGAAAAGGCTTTATGTGACTTGGGGGCTAGCATCAATCTCATGTCCTTGAACATGATGAGTAGGATGAGAattgaggaagccaaaccaacaagaatggtACTCCAACTAGCTGACAGAACATTCAAGTTTCCACATGGAGTGGTGGAAGATTTATTGGTGAAGGTGGGAGAATTCATCTTCCCAGCTAACTTTGTTGTGATGGATATGGAAGAAAAGGCAAACACTTCAATTATCCTAGGAAGGCCATTCATAGCTACTGTtggagccatcattgatgtgCAAAAAGGAGAACTAGTCTTGAGATTACATGAGAAAAAGATGGTCTTCAATGTCTTCAAGGCAATGAGTTATCCCAAGGAAGCAATAGGAGAATGCATGATGGTGGAAACCATAGAACAAATAGTCCAAGGAGTTTTGGAAGAAGAGCAATATGAAAGAAGTATGGAATTGGAGCAACAAGCACCACGTGAAGAACCACGACAAGGAACCATGGAATATTCAATCATGACAAACCACAAAGATAACAATGGAGAAGAGGCACCAAAACTAGAGCTAAAAACCCTACCTCCAAGCTTGAAATATGCCTATCTAGGTGACAACAACACCTAcccagtgatcatcaactcAAGCTTGAGTAAGGAGTAA